One stretch of Brevibacillus laterosporus DNA includes these proteins:
- a CDS encoding acetyl-CoA carboxylase biotin carboxylase subunit: MKKVCIANRGEIARRVIRTCKQMGIATVAVYSDADKDALFVKEADEAIRIGPPPVPQSYLNKEAIISAAKEAGADAIHPGYGLLSENSEFAERCEQVGLLFIGPSPSVIEQMGDKVKARQLMRRAGVPVVPGIEDHLETAEDAVRLAASIGYPLMLKASAGGGGIGMQVCHSDDEMRHAFLSAKGRAKAYFGNDTMFLERYIEQPHHIEVQILADQKGSILHLLERECSIQRRHQKVVEESPSPFLDEKTRASICAMAVTAAKAVGYTGAGTVEFIMDGDRTFYFLEMNTRLQVEHPVTEEMIGLDLVEWQLRIARGEALSFTQEEVKAKQHAIELRIYAEDPVTFFPSPGTITAYHVPQMENVRIDDAVETGTIVTPFYDPMIAKLIVSGETREQAVLLAQQAVQSYKIEGLKTNLSFLQDVLEHPAFQKGCYDTQFIQQMREPKGV; this comes from the coding sequence GTGAAAAAGGTTTGTATCGCCAATCGGGGGGAAATTGCAAGACGAGTCATACGTACCTGCAAACAGATGGGCATAGCAACCGTAGCTGTATATTCCGATGCGGACAAAGACGCTTTATTTGTTAAAGAAGCAGATGAAGCAATTCGGATTGGACCGCCACCAGTACCACAAAGCTATTTAAATAAGGAGGCCATTATTTCCGCCGCCAAAGAAGCGGGTGCGGATGCTATCCATCCAGGCTATGGACTACTCTCTGAAAATAGTGAGTTTGCTGAGCGCTGTGAACAAGTGGGCTTACTCTTTATTGGGCCTTCTCCATCTGTCATCGAGCAAATGGGAGATAAGGTAAAAGCAAGACAACTCATGCGCAGAGCAGGTGTACCTGTTGTACCGGGTATTGAAGATCATCTAGAGACAGCGGAGGACGCAGTCCGATTAGCAGCTTCAATTGGATATCCGCTCATGCTTAAAGCGAGTGCAGGGGGCGGAGGCATCGGCATGCAGGTGTGTCATAGTGACGATGAGATGCGCCACGCATTCCTTTCAGCTAAAGGAAGAGCAAAAGCTTATTTTGGCAATGACACCATGTTTTTGGAGCGTTATATTGAGCAACCGCATCACATTGAAGTGCAAATTTTAGCAGACCAAAAGGGAAGCATCTTACACTTATTGGAACGTGAATGCTCCATCCAACGTCGACATCAAAAGGTTGTTGAAGAAAGTCCATCACCGTTTTTGGATGAAAAGACGCGGGCTAGTATTTGTGCAATGGCCGTAACAGCTGCCAAGGCGGTCGGATATACGGGGGCAGGAACTGTCGAATTTATTATGGATGGGGATCGCACCTTTTACTTTCTAGAAATGAACACTCGTCTGCAAGTGGAGCATCCCGTTACAGAAGAAATGATTGGACTTGATTTAGTCGAATGGCAACTTCGTATAGCTCGTGGCGAGGCATTATCTTTTACCCAAGAAGAGGTCAAAGCGAAGCAACATGCGATAGAACTAAGGATTTATGCGGAAGATCCCGTTACCTTTTTTCCATCACCTGGTACGATTACTGCCTATCACGTACCCCAGATGGAAAATGTTCGTATTGACGATGCAGTGGAAACTGGCACGATAGTGACCCCGTTTTATGATCCGATGATTGCTAAGCTGATCGTATCAGGCGAGACACGTGAACAGGCCGTTTTACTTGCACAGCAAGCGGTTCAGAGCTATAAAATTGAAGGGTTAAAAACTAACCTTTCGTTTTTGCAGGATGTTTTAGAGCACCCAGCCTTTCAAAAGGGATGCTACGACACCCAATTTATCCAACAAATGAGAGAACCTAAAGGAGTGTAA
- a CDS encoding N-acetyltransferase has product MYEVVRLHINYKTLEEFQKFREFGLEELSMKEDLQANIIENDSESPFYGIYHEDRLVARMSLYKIDAKYDRYFEPQQDYFELWKLEVLPEYRDNDYGTALVNHAKSFGLPIKTSSRCRADQFWTKMGFFPVKYNPVRDRGENPYAWLPTTVGLQE; this is encoded by the coding sequence ATGTATGAAGTAGTACGCTTGCATATTAATTATAAAACGTTGGAAGAGTTCCAAAAATTCCGTGAGTTCGGTCTTGAGGAGCTGTCTATGAAAGAAGATTTGCAAGCTAATATCATCGAAAACGACTCTGAATCTCCCTTCTATGGGATTTATCATGAGGATCGTTTAGTTGCCCGCATGAGTCTATACAAAATTGACGCGAAATATGATCGTTATTTTGAACCACAACAAGATTATTTTGAATTATGGAAACTAGAAGTATTACCAGAATATCGAGACAATGATTATGGAACTGCACTAGTCAACCATGCCAAGAGCTTTGGTTTACCAATCAAAACCAGTTCTCGTTGTAGAGCAGATCAATTCTGGACCAAAATGGGGTTCTTCCCTGTAAAATATAACCCAGTTCGCGATAGAGGAGAAAATCCCTACGCCTGGTTACCTACCACGGTAGGTTTACAAGAATAG
- a CDS encoding RsfA family transcriptional regulator has translation MVASRQDAWTEDDDLVLAEVTLRHIREGGTQLAAFEEVGQRLGRTSAACGFRWNSTVRKQYDAAISIAKAQRQQMKKLGRIQPDIRVDNTKLSSEPIEASAPEPREKPKNDPVLDSIISQQFHLHESTSQAQEIKPAVAMPIPTFTQAIETSRAVGEEQQVESAIRLLQGYKDIVRRSKQLERELEQREREIKDLKEHNLQLRKNLEDHIGVNNDYKALLQIMDRARRLAFLKEEESTKPVFKMDSNGNLERIE, from the coding sequence ATGGTAGCTTCAAGACAAGATGCTTGGACGGAAGATGATGATCTGGTACTCGCAGAAGTAACACTTCGCCATATTCGCGAGGGTGGTACGCAGTTGGCAGCTTTTGAAGAAGTAGGGCAGCGGTTGGGACGTACCTCCGCCGCATGCGGTTTTCGTTGGAATAGCACTGTACGTAAACAATATGATGCCGCGATTTCCATAGCTAAGGCGCAGCGTCAACAAATGAAAAAGTTGGGACGAATTCAGCCAGATATCCGTGTAGATAATACAAAGCTTTCAAGTGAACCAATAGAAGCTAGTGCACCAGAGCCACGCGAAAAGCCGAAGAATGACCCAGTTTTGGATTCAATTATCTCCCAACAGTTTCATCTACACGAAAGCACTTCGCAGGCTCAGGAAATAAAGCCAGCGGTAGCTATGCCCATACCGACGTTTACACAGGCTATAGAAACCTCTAGAGCAGTGGGTGAGGAACAGCAGGTGGAGTCGGCTATAAGATTGTTACAAGGCTATAAAGATATTGTGCGTAGATCTAAGCAGTTAGAGCGAGAATTGGAACAACGAGAACGAGAAATAAAAGATTTAAAAGAACACAATTTACAGCTAAGAAAAAATTTAGAGGATCATATCGGGGTAAACAACGATTATAAAGCCCTGTTGCAGATCATGGATCGCGCAAGACGATTGGCATTTTTGAAAGAAGAGGAATCAACAAAGCCGGTCTTTAAAATGGATTCAAATGGCAACCTAGAACGGATTGAATAA
- a CDS encoding enoyl-CoA hydratase/isomerase family protein, translated as MEEVAKGVFVMYQNILVHKQNGIAEIICNRPHVRNALSLEMIEELQDALTTCEKDASIKVILFTGKGSAFVSGGDLHQFGAVKGADSLPLLQKAEQLLTRIDSFRKPTIAMVNGPAIGGGAEFACACHFRFMSELAVFAFVQINMHITTGFGGGSRLFVKLPESRALRLLLTGEKVGPQAALQIGLVEGVYQEDKLREKTFEFAEAIARQPLESISAYMNMLAWKKNGISLPESIQLELEQCATLWGNNEHLHYISTFFRKNE; from the coding sequence ATGGAGGAAGTTGCGAAGGGAGTGTTTGTCATGTACCAAAACATCTTAGTACATAAACAGAATGGTATCGCCGAGATTATCTGTAATCGTCCCCATGTACGTAATGCATTAAGCCTAGAGATGATTGAGGAATTGCAAGATGCTCTTACCACGTGCGAAAAGGATGCTTCTATAAAGGTGATTTTATTTACCGGAAAAGGTAGCGCATTTGTATCAGGAGGGGACTTGCATCAATTTGGAGCAGTTAAGGGAGCCGATTCCCTGCCTTTATTACAGAAGGCAGAGCAATTGTTAACAAGAATTGATTCCTTTCGTAAACCAACCATTGCGATGGTAAATGGCCCTGCTATCGGTGGTGGAGCCGAATTTGCCTGTGCTTGTCATTTTCGCTTTATGAGCGAACTAGCTGTCTTTGCTTTTGTGCAAATTAATATGCATATTACTACGGGATTTGGTGGGGGTAGTCGCCTTTTTGTGAAATTGCCAGAATCTAGAGCGTTACGTTTGTTGTTGACCGGGGAGAAGGTGGGACCTCAAGCAGCTTTACAGATAGGGTTAGTGGAAGGTGTGTACCAGGAGGACAAACTGAGAGAGAAGACGTTTGAATTTGCCGAAGCCATTGCTAGGCAACCATTGGAGAGTATTTCAGCTTATATGAACATGCTAGCTTGGAAGAAAAACGGTATATCGCTACCAGAATCCATTCAGTTGGAGCTAGAGCAATGTGCGACGTTATGGGGGAACAACGAACACCTTCACTATATATCCACATTTTTTCGTAAAAACGAATAG
- a CDS encoding Spx/MgsR family RNA polymerase-binding regulatory protein has translation MKDANLGTLTFFTYPSCTSCRKAKAWLAENGVNYEERHLFKNPPSVRELLEIAKMTSSGLDELLSTRSQKFKDLDMDINDMTVSELLEMLSEDPALLKRPILTDGEHLIVGYNQSAMKEFFL, from the coding sequence ATGAAAGATGCAAATCTCGGTACCCTAACGTTTTTTACATATCCGAGTTGCACGTCCTGTCGTAAGGCAAAAGCGTGGTTGGCTGAAAACGGAGTAAATTACGAAGAACGTCACCTGTTCAAAAACCCACCAAGCGTGCGCGAACTTTTGGAAATTGCTAAGATGACGTCAAGCGGTTTGGATGAATTGTTATCGACTCGCAGTCAGAAGTTCAAAGATTTGGACATGGATATTAATGACATGACTGTATCTGAACTTTTGGAAATGTTGAGCGAAGATCCTGCATTGCTGAAGCGTCCCATCTTGACTGACGGTGAGCACCTAATTGTTGGCTACAACCAATCAGCGATGAAAGAATTTTTTCTATAA